In the genome of Dehalococcoidia bacterium, one region contains:
- a CDS encoding homocysteine S-methyltransferase family protein: MKEVTIIDGGTGTEISRRGVPIYPALSWSANANIAFPGLVRDIHADYIRAGAKIITTNTFSTSRATLAIDGLDTQTAEINQLSVKLAMEARELCSAQNTVLIAGSISAFEPKGHPEILPSYRDALDDYQEQVQLLIDAGVDLIFMEMFTRTLDLKAAIKALNPTEIPVWVGLSCEDFGGHLYLGLAGRHASETIEDAVHATLSPNVEAYCIMHSPPEITADALKELRNCTDLPLGAYSHGGDPSTNQTDHAGTDPQKYLEYSRDWIASGATILGGCCGITPEHIRILSSNYA, encoded by the coding sequence ATGAAAGAAGTAACGATTATTGATGGAGGCACCGGAACGGAAATTTCCAGGCGCGGAGTCCCGATATATCCTGCACTTTCATGGTCGGCAAATGCCAATATAGCCTTTCCAGGCCTGGTAAGGGATATACACGCAGACTACATTCGTGCTGGCGCGAAAATCATCACTACCAATACTTTCTCAACTAGCAGAGCCACTTTAGCAATAGACGGGTTAGACACCCAGACTGCAGAGATAAACCAACTTTCCGTAAAACTAGCAATGGAAGCAAGGGAACTCTGTAGTGCGCAAAATACTGTTCTGATTGCAGGTTCTATTTCTGCATTCGAACCCAAGGGACACCCAGAGATTCTTCCTTCATATAGAGATGCCCTTGATGATTACCAAGAGCAAGTACAACTACTAATTGATGCTGGAGTCGACTTAATTTTCATGGAAATGTTCACACGTACCTTGGATTTAAAAGCCGCGATTAAGGCACTGAACCCAACAGAGATCCCCGTATGGGTTGGTTTGTCCTGCGAGGACTTCGGGGGTCACTTATATTTAGGACTGGCTGGTAGGCATGCAAGCGAAACAATAGAAGACGCAGTTCATGCAACTTTGTCTCCTAATGTAGAAGCTTATTGCATAATGCATTCACCGCCAGAAATTACGGCAGATGCTCTGAAAGAGCTAAGAAATTGCACTGACTTGCCTTTAGGTGCCTATTCCCATGGAGGAGACCCGTCAACCAATCAAACCGACCATGCGGGTACTGACCCTCAGAAATACCTGGAATATTCACGTGATTGGATTGCTTCAGGGGCTACTATCCTCGGAGGTTGCTGTGGAATTACCCCTGAGCATATCCGAATTCTTTCAAGTAACTATGCGTAA